The Hemicordylus capensis ecotype Gifberg chromosome 5, rHemCap1.1.pri, whole genome shotgun sequence nucleotide sequence aagcagcttgcctagggagcaagaggctgttagttcgaatccccaccagtgtgcaatggtaaaccactcctgtattctaccaagaaaaccacatggctctgtggtcgccaggagttgagaCAGACTCAactgcacaatctttcctttccttgctgTGTACCACACATGCTAGTGATCCAAGCATGGGCATATACtaatttctgcatgcaagtgaagTGCTTTCCATATAGAAATGTTGTAATGTTTGGACCTCTAatgaaaggtaccactaagtccaggaggatgccaacatggctaacaggtaccgtcaaggaagccataaaagggaagaagatgtccttctgaaattggaaggcctgtccaaatgaagagaacagaaaggattgTTCCAATtctggaacacaaactctggcaaaagaaatgtaaggtgacaacaagggaggcaaaaagagaatttgaggaacatttagctaaaagcatcaaggggaataacaaaagcttctttaaatacattagaagcaggaaacctgccaggaaggcaatTGGAcctttagacaatgagggagtgaaagagattattaaggaagatatggaggtttcagagaagctaaatgagttctttgcatctgttttcacggaagagaatactgagcatatatctgttcctgaaccaggcttttcagggatggaggctaaagaactgagtcagaagtgacaagagataatgtactaaactatctggaaaaactaaaaattaacaaatcactagggctggatggcatccatccaagagtccttaaagaactcaaatgtgaaattgccgaccttcttgctaaaatatataacttattcctgcaattGGGGTCTGTACCAGGGGACTGGAagatagccaatgtaacaccaatttcaggggtgatctgggaaattgcaggccagttagcttaatgtccgttccaggccaattgatagaaagcatcctcaagaataaaattgtaaagcacatagaagaacaggccctgctgggagagaaccagcatggcttctgcaaaggtaaatcttgcctcactaaccttttgcagttctttgagagtgtcaacaagtgtgtggctcaaaagtgatccagttgacatagtatacctgtacttccaaaaagcattcgacaaagttcctcatcaaagactcctgagaaaacttagcggtcatgggataaggggacaagtacatgtatggattactaactggttgaaagacaggaaacagagggtaggtataaatggagaattttcacaatggagggaaataagaagtggggtcccccagggatctgtactgggaccggtgctttttaatttattcataaataatctagaagcaggggtaagcagcaaggtggccaaatttgcagatgataccaaactcttccaggtagtgaaatcaaaaacggactgtgagcagctccaaaacgatgtctccaaactgggtgagtgggttacgaagtggcaaatgcggttcaatgttggcaagtgtaaagtgatgcacattgggacgaaaaaccccagcttcaagtatacgctgatgggatctgagctgtcgatgactgaccaggagagggatcttggtgtcatggtggacagctcgttgaaagtgtcaactcaatgtgtggcagctatgaaaaagaccaattccatgctatggatcattaggaaggagattgaaaataaaactgctaatattgtaatgcccttatacaaaactatggtgcagccacacctggagcactgcgtacaattctggtcaccacataaaaacacggacattgtagaacttatgaggcaaggctacaacacctgggtctatttaatttagaaagaagacaactgcagggagatgtgatagaggtctataaaatcatgtatgatgtggagaaagtggacagagaaattcttctccctctcacataacactagagccaggggtcatctcatgaaattgattgccaggaaatctaggaccaacaaacagaagtactttttcacacaacacataatcagcttgtggaattctctgccacaagatgtggtgacagccaacaacctggatggctttaagagtggtttcgataacttcatggaggagaggtctatcatgggctactagttggagggctacaggtcccctccagcctcaaaggcaggatgcctgtgagtaccagttgcaggggagtaagaacaggagagagggcatgcacatacctcttgcctgtgggctccccagaggcatctggtgggccactgtgtgaaacaggatgctggactagatgggccttgggtctgattcagccgggctgttcttatattggaGCAGCTCTGACTCACTATCGCCAACTCCATTCATATTTGGGACTGGGGAAAGGCAGAACGTTTTCTTTCCCCAGATAATTGGCAGGCTACTGCTCCATGAACAGTTCTTTTCCCCTTCCCCAAGTCTCTAAAACCAAATCTCAAAACCACCACCTCTCTCAATTGCTCCCGATCCACCTGGAAATATCCACCAACCTACTCATCACCATCTACAGAGCATAGGGAAAACTTCATTTCCCCACAATATGTAACCTCCCTTATTAGAACACCACCTCAAGATGATGGCTTGCTTCTAGAAGGGCTGACCTTGCCGCCACCAAAATACCTGCTTTCCCCAAAGGCATTTCAAATCACCAATACATATCCCACAGTCGTTAATGACAACACTGCCAGTCATGCATAACATCACACTCTATGGTTAGCATATTCAGGGGTTATCACAGGATCCTTTATTGGTGGTTGGATGTGTAACTTTCTGGTCCTTTTCTAATATTGTGATTCTATGGAAGTGCCATTAGTTCCCTGTATCTTAGCAAAATAATGGGTAATTTTGTTCACTGTAAGCCTACTTTAATCCTAGCAGGGGCAGTTAAAAGAATAGCTTTAGCATCTGTTCACCATTATGAACATATGCAGACAAGCTGTTAAAAAGCAGAGCTATCATATTACACAAAATAAAGCTGAGAATAAGGataggttatttttttaaaagcaattactATTCCAATCAAATTTGACACTATAAAATCTGAGAATTGGTTTTGAAAACTCCAACTTTTACTGtatgaaattttaaaatgaagtcaCAATAGCAAATAGAACAAGGTATCATTGCTTAAATGATACTTGGATGTTCTGCAGCACAGCCCTGTTGACCTTTGTGTGAATTAGCAAACAGGACTGACTCACTATGACAGAGTCTGAGTATAGTCCTAAactttatatatataattctgaGTTGtgcatgttaaaataaataagccTTGCATTTGTTTTCCCAAAAAAGAAGATTTATTGAACTCACATTCACTGCTTTCAGCATGggggaaaaatgcaaaaataatcaTTTAAGTTTAACACTCTTCTTAACTCCAGCACGGATGCCAGACAGTTCGCCTCCGTATCTCTGTTCTTCTCTTCGGACCTCACGAACCTGGCCCTTCCGGCGAATCTTGGCTCGTCTGAATTTTTCACGATGCTTGACTCTGGGATTACGATCAATCTTCTTCCTTTTGGGCATGAGGCCTTTATTCTTGACAATCTGATATGTTGCACCTCTCTTTTGATCTGGTACTTCCTCTCCCATAATTGATTCTTCCACAGCTTCcatttcatcttgtttcctctttttctttaGTTTTATCTTTTCTTCCATCTCTCTATAATAATTCAGGGCAGCCTCCTCATCGAAATCTGAATCATCAGTAGGTTCTTCAGCAGTTTTACTGTTAGCAGTCTTATGAACTGTTTTAGGCTTGCTTTTATTGACAGGCTTTCTGACAAATACCATGGGCTGCTTTCTACCTTTCAGCCTTTCACTGTCATTATTATGGAATTCTTTAAGAAGCAGACGAACTTCTGGGGACAATTTTTGGTCCAGAATTCCCAATTCATTAATTATGTTTCTGTATGTCACAAGTCTTTCGATGACAGGATGGCCATGGACTGGAATTCTTTTTGCCTTCAGCACCAAATAAAAGCTGATGTTGCAACAATAATTTAAGTAGAGATGGTATTTGTTCTGCAAGTATTGGCTACCTTTCCCCTGTGGGATGACCCCATCTCTTATCATTTGCATGAGGGGCTCCAATTCATCTCTGAGCTCAGTTAACTTGGCTTCAAAGTCCTGAATCAGCTCCAGCAGCTCAGGGGATTCCTTTTTTAACAGCCTCAGCTGCTCCTTTTTAGAAAGAGAGTGTAAATCTTTGGCAATTTTCCATCCTGAGTCTTTTTCACTTGGTTGCTCAGTTGCTGTGGCGTAGGCTTGCAGCAGATCCAAGCCATAGTCATCCTCACCCAGATTCTGTGCAAGCCGTTTCTGGATGGCCTgggcttcctcttcttcctcctgctcctcagctTCAGCTTCCTCCTGACTCTGCTTGGCTGCTTTGGAACGAGTGGCAGCCTTGCCATAGTCAGTGCCATAATACAACTGCTTCCGCTGACCCCAAGCAAATTCATGAGGGAGACCAGAGCCCCTATTACCGCCACCCTGCTGCTCTTCCAAGTCACTGTCCATGTCCAGCGGCTCGTCGTCTTCTTcaacatcatcatcttcttctgcttcttcttccgTCTCGCTGTTCTCGGACAGCTGCAGAcccagcacctcctccacctcctcctcactgTCTTTCTCCTCCTCGCTGCCCAGGGCCGCCAACACCGCTTCCTCCAGCCGCTGCTCATGGAAATCGTCCGCCTCCTCGGTGACATTCAGCGCTCCCGGCTCCGGTTCCTCAATCTTTTCCTCCTGTGGCTCTGAAGCCCGCAGGCCCGGGGCGATCCGCCGCCGTGGCTTCCCCATGATGCTGACGGAACGAGTAGGCCGGAAACCTCCGTTTGAAAGCGTGCGCCAGCTCCGCGCAAGCAGCAGTGCTCTTTCCTATTTCCGGGTCGAAGGTCAGTACAAACCACCAACTTGCTCCCTACTTCCGCTTTCAAAAAACGGGTGAGCCCTACTCCCTAATGCCCACCTTTTGTTATTCCGAGCGGTAATCGATCATTAAATCCGCCCCTTATTGCTCCGAGCCCCTTTTAACGTAATTTCCAAATTATACACTGTACCGCTTCCGTCACGATTTCCCCCTCGGATTGGGAGGGCTACTGAAGCGTTTCCCATAAACTTCCGGTCCCTGAAAGTTGAATGAGCAACGCATTATTCTTTCCGCCCTACTTCCGCTCTGATTTTTTTAATAGCTAGAGAAAAGAGGGGGCTGTGTGTGAGGGTTAGGCTGCCTGTAGGAGGAGTGCTTGGATGATCAAGTGCGCATGTGCAGACCATATGCtatgtttctcaaccaccggtccctggaccgctgccggtccccaaagggttgagtgccggtccctgactgggagtcaaccccccccccaactgaaatcaaggcactcacttcctcaattttgcacatggcatggaagaggaagagtatcacggaggcatgggacccttcttgtgccttgcctccacgtgctgctgagatcttcctacagctatcttattccctatctttacagcttcaaactgtatgcggtgcgggggcatggaggaaaaagtatggcagtgggcgccacttcaagggctactggttcttgcatgctcattgtttgcagccaaaggttggttgattgaaacccagctgcctgttgtggttgaggcgtcttgagagggaacgctgtttccctcttgcatcggtggggcttgcttgtatgttgttttcattggccccatgtagcttttgaatttttctaatggcccaacatcccctctccattgagtaatcacaagcacctccactccagacatactggagacaaatttgttcacccaggcttttaaattcaggggttctcaaccttgggtacccagacgttggtggacttctactcccataatccccagccataatggccaaatgccattgttgttgggggttatgggagtttaactgagggacccaaggttaagaacccctaatattccatgtttgcaaaagattccaaatttaattatttcaatgcttatattattttcattctaaactgcccagagatgcaagttttgggcagtatagaagtctgatagatagatagacagacagacttgaaacccctttactaactgctggtccgggaaactgcgcatgaagaatgtagcggtccttgaaactctgcacgaagaatttagcggtccttgactccaaaaagtttgagaaacactgtatATAGTGGTTCTTCATCATTATCATCGTCAGATTTATTATCAGTTTTACTGGAGGATTATAGAAGCCACTTTAAAAGCAGTTATCAGAACAATCATTTATACTGCTTGATAGTACAATTATTAATATAAGGCGGTCCCTACTTATGTATTCTTCCTTCAATCCATCGTCCCGACAAGACATACGTTTGTGTTAAGAAATACTTGTTACACATGTGCTAAATCTTATTAAGGTTGCACCCTGGCAACATTATATTTGCTCTCACCAAAGAAAATCTCTGCTACAACGTTGATGTGATTTTGGTCTTAGACAAAGACTTTTCCATTTGCCTAGGGCATGCAGttgcaataaataaatttattattaatatactGCTGCTCAGTAATAAAAAAATtggaaagcagtttacatagcataaAAGGAGTGaggaaaagaatgagaaaatgacccaaagtggctgacattctaaaaaaacacagtGGAGATCCCATCAGTCCCTtggaaaggatgctgtgctggcttaatggagacagttgctctcccccttttgAATAACCTATTAAGTAACCATCTTGAGACATTtgtatgaggtggtatataacagccacccctttaaaagggACTTCTTAGTGTCTAGTTCTTAACTGTTATTTTTATGTTGATGTTATCACCTGAGGAGGCCACTGTCTCTATCATACAAtgatatttaggaacataggaaactgccatatactgagtcagaccattggtctatctagctcagtattgtcttcacagactggcagcggcttcaggaatctctctcagccctatcttggagacgccagggagggaacttgaaaccttctgctcttcccagagtggcttcatcccctgaggggaataccttgcagtgctcacacatcatgtctcccattcagatgcaaccagggcagaccctgcttagctaaggggacaagtcatgcttgctaccacaagaccagctctcctctcctgtgaggATTTATTGTGAGGTTTTATTGCACTCCATTTTTTTACTTTTAGCTTTTACTGTATGCAGCCCTTAGAGCCTTATGCTGGAGAGCAGCATTATTTGTAATAAAACTTGTAAGTGTTTTAAATAATTTGCTGTATAAATCAAAATATTTGAAGCAGTGGTAAAGCATACAGAATGAGGGATATATGCACGTGTTGCCATTGTCAGTGATCAACTGCTGATTGATTTCAGGATGTATTAAAccagtatttgtttgtttgtttgtttagtcattattattaatatttttttagcTTGTAGTGCTTTACAAATAATGAGAGGACAGGTTCCTATCCCCAGGGGTTTACAGTCCAGATATTGACACAAGGGAGAtttcagaggaaggggaaggaaatggaGGCCAGATAAGTGTGGGATAAGGTTTGTCTGCTCTTCAGAAGTGAAGGCTGCTCCAAATCCTAACAGGCATCACTGagagccagtgttgtgtagtggttagagtattggacaaGGCCAAGGtaacccattcagccatgaatctctcTGGGTGCCTCCGGCctgacttacctcacagggttcttgtgaggataaccaGAAGCAtgtgaaccagcgtggtgtagtggttagcatgctggactaggaccggggagacctgagttcaaatcccattcagccatgatacttgctgggtgactctgggccagtcacttctctctcagcctaacctacttcacagggttgttgtgaaagagaaactcaagtatgtagtacaccattctgggctccttggaggaagagcgggatatacatgtaaaattaataataataataataataatgatgatgatgatgatgatgattctgcgatgatatctataaccattgacaataaaattcagccatcccaggtccttgggaaggactcgatgtctggataaaacaaaccagtcaataacacctgtctaactgtgtaaacaagaaataataataattaataattaataatgtataCTGGTCTGGACTtcttggaagaagaatgggatataaatgtagtaaataaataaatacttaaataTTCCTATGCTAGCAAAGTATCATCTGTTGAACTCCTGCCTGACAAAAGCTTAGGAGACTTTCCTTGCCTTAGGGGTTTATATCCTGGGGCCTGTGTGAATTCTCAGTGAAAGGTGGAAGTGTAATCAATAGTCCATATTCTCTCTACCATAATATattttccataggaacataggaagctgccttatactgagtcagaccactggtccatccgactctccaaggcttcaagaaggagtctttctcagccctacctggagatactgccagggattgaacccgggaccttctacatgcaaagcagatgctgtaccactgagttaCATTCAATCCAGGGACTGTTTGGAGTATCTTTTTTatgtcttcttcttttcttttaagattgtgagctcctttggaacaggtaaccatttttttaaactttgtgaCCTTtagctgaaaagcaatatataatattttaaataaataaattacatcaCAGAATCTTGTGGTACTTTAGGGACTATCAATTTTATCATAATCCTGCACCTGATGAAATGCATTGCAATCCCCAAGAGGTTATGTTACAATACATTTGTTAGTTGTTAAGGTGCCACAAGTCTCTTGGTTTTTGCTGCAAAAGATTTAACACAACCACCCCTCTGGTCCTCATTACATGTAATTAACTATGGTACCACAAGATGGAGACGGTTCCTAACAGCTTCAAAATCTATGAAGCTACTCTGCTGAGTCAAACCGTCAGTAACATCTACCataactggcagcagcattccgtTTCAGCCAGGGGTTGTAAACCTGGACTAGGCTGACCCAGGGGGCTCAGTGGGGAAGATGAAAAACCCAAAAGAAACATC carries:
- the UTP3 gene encoding something about silencing protein 10, encoding MGKPRRRIAPGLRASEPQEEKIEEPEPGALNVTEEADDFHEQRLEEAVLAALGSEEEKDSEEEVEEVLGLQLSENSETEEEAEEDDDVEEDDEPLDMDSDLEEQQGGGNRGSGLPHEFAWGQRKQLYYGTDYGKAATRSKAAKQSQEEAEAEEQEEEEEAQAIQKRLAQNLGEDDYGLDLLQAYATATEQPSEKDSGWKIAKDLHSLSKKEQLRLLKKESPELLELIQDFEAKLTELRDELEPLMQMIRDGVIPQGKGSQYLQNKYHLYLNYCCNISFYLVLKAKRIPVHGHPVIERLVTYRNIINELGILDQKLSPEVRLLLKEFHNNDSERLKGRKQPMVFVRKPVNKSKPKTVHKTANSKTAEEPTDDSDFDEEAALNYYREMEEKIKLKKKRKQDEMEAVEESIMGEEVPDQKRGATYQIVKNKGLMPKRKKIDRNPRVKHREKFRRAKIRRKGQVREVRREEQRYGGELSGIRAGVKKSVKLK